Proteins encoded together in one Anaerotignum propionicum DSM 1682 window:
- a CDS encoding UxaA family hydrolase gives MNPILKIHEKDNVGTCLRKLEAQETIPFDKCNITATEPIPQYHKIALTHIPIHNPVYKYGQIIGLATKEISQGDYVHVHNIESKRGRGDKKEEC, from the coding sequence AGACAACGTGGGTACCTGTTTAAGAAAATTGGAAGCCCAAGAAACCATTCCTTTTGACAAATGCAATATAACAGCCACAGAGCCTATTCCTCAGTATCACAAAATTGCACTTACACATATCCCGATTCACAATCCCGTTTATAAATATGGACAAATCATTGGACTTGCCACAAAGGAAATATCCCAAGGTGATTATGTGCATGTTCATAATATTGAAAGCAAACGGGGACGTGGGGATAAAAAGGAGGAATGCTGA